TCAGAGTTAGAGACCGACTGCGTAACAAAGCAATTGAAACGAATAAAGATTCTGTTTGGTCTGCGTATAGAAAGGTCCGAAATTCAGTtaacaatatgaaaaaacaCGCTATCTCAAATTATTATGACAATATAGAAACGTATTTAGATGATTCAAGCAAAAATAATACTAAGTTATACTGGAAGCTGATGAAAGACTCATTTCATATGAAGCTTTCAACGGAATTACCACCTATTCAAATTTCTAATGTAAACGGTACAACCAAGTTTGTTTATTCAGATTTTGGGAAGATCGAATCtcttaatacatatttttcttctatttctTCTGTAGACAATAAGAATGCGGCTTTACCTAATATGTATAGTTTATGTAGAGAAACactttgtaatatttatataaatgaacaAGAAGTGTTAGACAGTATTTCAATATTACCTGTTAATAAAGCAATTGGTCCTGATTTGGTTAGCCACAAAATGTTGAAGGCAACCCTTTTTACTATTGTAAAACCACTTACATTGTTATTTAATAGATCACTTATTGATAATACTTTTCCATGTTTTTGGAAAATTGCTCACGTTATTCCTCTATTCAAAAAAGATGATCCGTCATTGGTTTCTAATTATAGACCGGTATCTTTGTTATCATGTGTTAGTAAAATTATGGAAAGAAtcgttttttaaacatgtgtacAACTATTTTCATaggaacaatttattttatcgaTATCAAGCCGGTTTTTTACCAGGTCATTCCACTGTTTATCAACTATTAGAAACGTATCACAGCattgttcaaaatattgatgaaggTAAATTTTCATGTATGATTTTTTGTGATCTGTCAAAGGCATTTGACAGAGTATGGCATAGCGGCCTATTATTCAAGTTACAAACCTATGGAGTATGTGGAGATCTTCTTAAGTGGTTTTCTAGTTACTTAAGTCAAAGGTCCCAAAAAGTTATGTATAAAGATCTTTTGTCAAGCACATCAGAAATTTCAGCAGGTGTACCCCAGGGATCTGTATTAGGAcctcttttatttttgatatatgtCAATGATGTGGCGGTTAATATGTTCTCATTGTGTAGATTATTTGCTGATGACAGTTCGCTTCAATACTCTTCAAACAACATACTtaacattgaatatattttaaatcatgatttaaaaattttggaatCGTGGTCCAAAAAGTGGCTTCTTAAATTCAATTCATCAAAAacaaaggttgttttttttactaagAAGCATAACTCTGTTTtacctaaattattttttgaaggcgATAGACTAGAGTTTGTCTCGACCCATCGCCATTTAGGACTTTTATTATCGCAAAATCTCAGCTGGTCTGAATACATTGATGGTATTGTAAACTCTGCATACAAAAAATTAGGACTCTTAAAAAAACTTAAGTATAAATTGGGTAGAGAGCATCTCTctaaattatacatttcattcaTTAGACCTACCCTTGAATATGCTTCGATTGTGTGGGATGGCTGTTCTGTGCATGATGCAGACAAACTTGAAAAGGTTCAATTGTGTGCTGCACGAATTGTCACTGGGTTGCCAATTTTTGTACCAAGGGAAGCGCTTTACTTAGAAACAGGGTGGGAAATTTTACAAACCAGACGATACATCGCCAAGATGAAAACTATGTACAAATTTAACATGGGGAGTCTCCCTGATTATTTATGTGATATTATTCCTGATAAGAGGGAAAATATATCGCGATACAACACACGAAACAAGGATCAGTTTAATGTACCTAAGTGCAGGTTAgatttacttaaaaaatcatttataccCAATGCTGTCAATCAATGGAATTCACTAAATATAGAAGCCAGAACAGCCAcctcaatcaatttgttttgcaaacatATGCCTAAAGTTACGAAACCccctatttatttttcttttggtaaacgCTGTACCAACATTATTCATACAAAGCTGAGACATAACTGTGTATTAAACTATGATCTTTGTAAacgtaatattataaataatccgTTGTGTTTATGTGGTCAAACAGAAGAtgtgtatcatttctttttttcttgtaaaaaatactcTAGAGCGAGAAACAACATGTTTGATCAATTGTTTATGTTAGATTTAGTCAATATTGATActgatttacttttatatggCAACAATAACCTTCCTTTACATATCAACAAAAGCATTTTTGCTTCTGTACAAAAGTTTATAGACGAATCCTtgagatttaaataatatttctttgtgtatatcaatattatattcttttgttctatattcatatgcatgacaactattgttatatttaaggagaggaacttgtaagttgttagaacttgtttctgatccttttgtttattcaataaaatatgttcaaaacaaaacataagtGCATGTATGCCTGaggaaaaaagttttaatttctaAACGCCATTTTAATATACATGCTTATCTGTACTTCAACTGATAAATAATTCTGTTTTAAAGGAAAGATACATTAATGAATGGtccaaaattttaataatttatctttttgttttagtAACAGGAGCGAACCATAGACGGTCAGGGCGAAAAGTAAATCAGCATCCTTTACCCACccttttgtaataaaataaggaattcgCCCTCAAAACGAGTTTTTCGAATCATTGAATTactaaaactattaaaaaatctCACTGGTGTTAAtacttgacattttttttaatgttattactCTTTCGGCCAGTTGAATCGAATATTCTAAGAACGACTTCCCAACCTGAAATGGCgggtaaaaattgaatttattttaccagACATGTTACGACAAAGGCTGTCATGAAGTTTCATTATAAACCCGCTAGACGTATCATAAATATGTAGATGtaagtaaacaattttaaagtttaaaagttgTAAGAAGCATGAACAGATTATGTGAGTTAATATTGTACCAAATATCAAGAATCGTAGCTTCATGTCTGTCGGTAGATTCGTTACAGTGTTTGTTTACTTTGTCAGCGTTGAATCATTTTGtggaaaaattattgttttgttgCCATTTTGTCCTGAATTCAATCATATGCTATGGGGACTGGATGCTCAACGAATTACCCGTCAGATCTAGCTGAAATTCTTAACCATAaattatatgattaaaaaaatccataaattttaaaatcttgatgTTTTTCTATAACTTTATACAGAGTTCTTCTTCATAAGGAAATTTACATAGCCAAAATATGGCCACTACTTTCCAGCTATATAGTTGAATATCCCAATACTTCATAAACCATGCATGTTGTCCCCCATTCCCAATTGAAAATTGTCTTTCCCCCCAAAATAACAGTGTCATATTGTGTAAAGCAGGACATACATGTTTATACCAGTACTTCATATCAAATGAATAGCTAACAAGATTACAAGAAAATATAAGCTACAAGTTCAATCTTACTGGTACTTTTAAATCTACACTTGTGTTCATTTGTGTACATACGTGTAGAAATTCGTCATTGCATGAACTAATATAGCAATGCATAAAATTTTCCTTCTACAAGTACATATGTGCACACATGCTGGTTTGCtaaaccagggacgtatatatgtCCCTGGATAAACCTCTCTATATTCAAGTTAAGCACAgaagcattaaaaaattatcactAAGAAAATtgcagttatttttaaaaacttgacatgtttttaattatatacctctgttttgcattttttctttgatatgttGATCACATTTTCTGACAAAACGTTGCATTTGCATTATATGCAGCTTcagtatattttcaaattatgtcTTAGAAGTGTAGACAAATTCTGACATAAACTACAGGTTTGTTTATGTGGTGGTAGACTTTGTATTactttttctttgataaaaagaGTAACTGTTTGCTTGATTTATTTTATAGCAGAGATTGTAAAAGGCAAGAATGGACCCAGGCTCACCCTTGAAATTGCCGTCACCTATTTTACCAactgaaaaagaagaagatgatGAAGAAAAGCTGGATCCGTCCATGGGTCTCCACAGAAACAACGTTCCTAGTCCTAAATATACACCCAAAATCTTCACTGCAGGAGCCCATGGCAAGAAAATTGGATATGTTCATCCTCATATGTCCAGGTACTGCACGTCAAGTTCTGAAATCTTTCATATGGTTGTTGTTTTATTCCATGCTGATGattaaaggaaaaaagaaaccccATTCAATGCTTGCTTTAACATGTAGTGTGGAAAACATCGTCCTATGAACTCCTTGACGTTTGTGTTTATTAAACTGCAAATACAGGTACTATAGTATACTGGTAGTCTGACCTTACcgcatcaaatacatgtaaaattgatgGTTTATCAAAGAGTGAATCAGTCTCaatttaacatttataaaatcaCAAGTGAGTTTTATTAGAAAAGTGTATTCTTTACTTTGGGGTCTTCTTCaatcattattatttaattgTGACCTTATCTTTAAACAAATGCATGCATGTGTATTACCTTATGTATCATTGTTCATTGGAAATATGTGACTGAATTactttatgatacatgtagttcatttaATAGCACTGTAATATATGACTGAAGATGGAACTTTTTTCCCTTTAGTCCAAGTCCAGGGCATAAGCTGGCATTTGGAGGGAGCAGGAATGAGCTGTTTTTGCGGTCTGTGCTGTCTAGTCCCTACAATCCCCCCGACCCTAACTCCTTCACCCCCATGTCTGCCACTCCATCCGGAATCAGTCCCCGCCCTGTGTTCAGGACCCCCGTCACCAAAGACCAGGGATCCCCGCTCACTCATAGGACCCCGCAAGGTTGGTCTTTACTGGGTTGGGAGTATGAGAATATTTAGTAAAAAGAAAGTTGAGGTGAAATTTTTAATATCCAATTTAGAAAGCTACAGAAATGTTAAATGGATGTAATTGTGCAGTCACTGCAGTGCAGTGATACTGGAGATAAAAGTGTTGTATTCTTGGTATTATTCCAGGCAGCCATCACCCTTCCATGCAAAAACAGAAGGTAGTTAACCCATTTGATGTTGCCCTTTTGGATCAGTTGCATGGGCCAGTGTTTATGAGTCCTGGGGTCTTTACAACACAATCTACACCCTCCACAGATGAGAAAGTAAGATTCTATGgatattttacataaatgtcACATATTCATATACTACAGGGTTCTCAATTAGGAGTTTTTTAATGGCAACTTACCATTGTTATATTTGTCGGCACAGTGGTTAAACTTGGTGGCCATGATTGAAATCAGAAGCTGCATAaaattttcaatgtatttttgTGACAATGCTCGCACACAAATAAGCTGCATAGTAAATTGAGATGTTGAACATAATTTGTACAGGAATATATAGGTATCTTTTTCATAAAGTGAAACCTAGATTGCCAATTTTTTACAGCTATTTGCACTtccattgtaaaattttatgtttttatctgTCTCTGCATGAaaacaattgatttgatttgaacatattttattatgtaaatatatgtacatgtatatatttacgtAAAAGGATTAGGCAGCAGGCCATGCCTATGTAAGCCTTCTCCATTGCATGAAAACAATGGTATATTTTAGAAACCTTTCCGCTGGTCAATAGAACACATAGCTGAACTTCACCCAGCAGACATTGACGAAATGCCAGTGTACCAGCAAATCACGTATGTACTCAGAAACACCATCAAATGTAAAACTTGGTAGAAGACTGCTGATCTCGCATAGACTTCTGACATCTTATTTTATATACAGTATACAGAGGTACTTTGACAGAATGCAAATTCAGGCTAATAAAAAGGGTTGGTTGCCAAAATTGAAAGTATCAAACTTTATACTTGCTAAAGTAGTCATGAAAAGATGAAACATTAAGTTACTGCATCATATGGAGAAATAAAGTATAAGTAGgtgtatttattatttcttgATCCAGACCAGACAAAGAGGTCGAGGAAAGGGCACAAAAGGCTATAGACAACTTTTTCTCTACCAATCTTATTGCACCCTCTCCCTGGAATTCTAATACAGATGCCTTGGGGGGCGCTCATCTTGTCGGTAGGTTATACATAGatgtatttaaaagaaaagaaacccaAATTTAACTCTGAAAGTACTTTTAATAcagacaaaaacatttttatctggCTTTACTGATTCTGttcagaaactttttttttcataaagataAGATTTGAAACCGATAGgaataaagatttatttttaaaaaatacaaatgcattatacatgtaattcgtCTTTTCTAGAAACTCCTGTGAGAGCTCTTGAGCCAGACCTTCAAGGATCCATTCAGAAACAGCTACCATTTGCTAAAAAGATTCCTATCACACAGGATGGTTAGCCTCTTAATTCATATTGACTCACTGGCTATTTTCTGCATTATACTCTAGAATTAAGACAAAAAAGTTAATGGCACAGACCTCTAAGTTAAAATGCTGCTGCATCAATAAATTTTACTGCCATACTCATACCCACATTCCCcttttattttaacttcataGACTTGAGTTTAAATCTAATatagatgtaaatatgttaAGTATACCGTACATGAAAAACACAAGGTGCAGTGCTTCCTCTCATGGGATATAAATTTTACTCTTAACCTAGcatatacacatacatgtaataacatttatgcaattttaaaaaagatgaatACCCTTCTTTCAAGCaaagtactgtagattcctaattgaaTGCGTGGAATAAATAACAGTGTAAATTGCACGAAGCACCCctctgattttaaaatctcgcttttgtTTTTCTGATAGTTGTTAACTACCGTATATTAAATTGGAGCAAGAGTTTTATGTTCTTGCGATCTGACACAAAAAATCAGAAGCAATAAATTAAGTACTGGCATCAAATAGGAATCTAATGTAATTGTGTGCTAATGTGTGGCAAAGGtatctaatattttatttaccttgGTATCAAATTGCATTGCTGTATAAATCAAAGGTAACTttctaaatctttttctttttacagcGTCAGCTCAGACAATGCTATCCCTTCCAGCAGGGTTTGATATCAAAGAAGTACTAGGTTGGTGCTGATGATTTATAAATGGCTTTTCAAGCAAAAATTAATTGctatataaaatttatgattttttaccAGTAAAGCTAATTTTGAGCTCACCTAAACCAAAGGTTAAAGTGAGATATTTTAATCACTTGTTTTCGGTCATCTGTCAAATTTAAAGTAGAAATGTATAgggaaaagattttaaaaaattttctcaaaaaaataCAATGCTACAATCTATGATTCTAgtataactatgcaagcatatATAGTGTAGATTCTTCATTCTTGAAACCCTGATCCCAAAGCCAATTCTGAGGCCCTAAGAGGGGTTAAGTTCAACATAGAAtgaagtaaaattaatgttgaaaaaatcttctctaaaaaacaaaaatgctaCAATATGTGATATAAATGTGCAAGAATTCTCTTATCTATCTTCTGAACtgtttttggtatttttcaattatttgtcgAATTGATATGTCTTtggtcatcaaatttttacatgtagttgGCATATTTTGCAACCTCATCatatctctttattttttttattttttctcattattcatttttcaattatgttatCTTTAATATGTTGAGAGAGtttcatgtattaaaaatttagAGATTCAAAAACTGTAGTTCAGGTTGACATTGTTGCCCAGGAGCCTCTTGTATTTTGTTAACATCTTTATCTTTTTCTAAGGTGAATACATGATATGTGATGATTCAGAGAACCAGGACACATCCCAGAAGAAGGAATCAAACCAAGATGCTTTGAGCACTTCCTCATTGAGAAGGAAACTTTTTTCCCATCCAGATAATAGCAGTTTTGCTTTAAGTCCAGTTAAGTAAGTATATTTTCATAACATAGTACATGAATAATGTTACATTCAATGGAGACAaaggagaggaacttgtaagttgttagaacttgtttctgatccttttgtttaatcaataaaatatgttcaaaacaaaacaatggagACAAAACAGACTTACACACAGCAAATACTGTGaaattttgatatgtatttaaaCTTAATAGTTAGaaaaaaggactatatatggtttgagcctaaaatggccccctaaaatgaacattgtcattttactgtaattctttgttttatttgtacaaatatacatttgaagttttttcataattttcattttgattttagtgcccacaatttaaaaatatgacatcataaagtttaccttttcccgccattttctcattttttagcgtaaaacggcttgttttgaggcagtttttcattaaggaaacattgagcgactacttgaacaaacaaaatattttcaccaaagatgtatctttcctatacttataagtgacaaaaagttcgttcttgttcaaagagtcgctctatatttcccattcgaaaaaaagataagaaaaatgtcaatttttggttgattttgattgaattataaaaatagcgtcacttttGACATcgtatactgccagtgagtgcatataaatcaaataaatgggtgaaaaacatatttcatgtcaactcttttataaaataacacaacaagttaatgtacctgaatcattttaaaaatagtgaattttgggggccaaatttgactaatatcatatatagttctttttgTTTATAGAACAGCCCCGGTGATAGAGGAGGAAGATGACTTCAATGGATGTGCTTCCCCTCAGGTGCTCTCAGCCGACAAAGTGGAGGTCCCCTTCCAGCATGCCACACCTCTAAAGCCACCAAGCAGAgtatgttggtttttttttctaataaggCCAAGTCATATCAAAGTGaaactttaatattttcaacTTCTCCTGAAGAGTCAATTTGCCAGTTTCAATCATcctggcacaaagcatccttggaTGAAAAGCTTTTAAGTCTGTTTAATGAAAGATTATGCCCTCTTCAAAAAAAGGtaatgtgaaaaaataaacataatggGGTCTGTTTTACAAATCTTTCTCAAGAACATAATGACCCTTTATATCTAAAGTTGTGCACAATCTTCCTGATAAGTGATTGGTTTGAATTTGTTCAGATCATGAGCGTGGGTTAACAGCAGAAGTATAGTTCTTCctgtgctgaaaatttaaagatgtaaatagtgcctgtttgggagggtaacagttgaaattgacacccccaaGATAAAACATTGTTGACCAATGCAAAGTGGAGGTTGAAAGTGGTTTCCGAtgagtgtcaatttcaacttttgCCCTACCAAACAGGcaccatttattttattatactaaatgtcttaatatttaagaaaactttttttatgcttttatttttattatgtattCGCATTATTTCAAACGCATAACTGACTTCTTtaggaatgacgtgaattctaaggcAAACCTACGGGCATAAGCTatgtgcatgtaacaattcattaTGTTAcctgttgccaagtgtgttcttaacgctgagggtaattgAACAGATTATAAAGTGTATCTTAACCAATAAGAATTTAGTATTTAACACAGtgtaataatttattatgtacttgttttataaacctgaatatttacattccacatattttttgcttgtaaagtgtgttgaaagctaggcagttataacactgtaatacgagttttattatgacgtcacaaatgtTGAATGCTgttaactgcaacgtcacaagcgaaaatcaaagttcacgcttgtggctgttactgtggctcttccataaatatgaacttacccttaggataagataggaattttaagacAAGGCATGAagtttaaataatgtaaatataagcattaaatcatgatttttataaGTATACAGTCTAACCCTcattactcaatttgtatgcacacactgctgcagttatgagactgtatacttcaaaaaatcatcattcaatgctatattaacCAGCATATTTTGTTGGGATTCAATAATAAGAAATGAGAAATACATTTTgtctccaatttttttttccccaaTACAATTGTCTGTTGGTTTCTCctttttattcactatatacaaTGAACCAAGAATTTTTCTATGTATACTGTTAGTATTATGTaccgattttgatatttacagaGTCACTTTTCATCCAGTCCAATAAAGAATATCAAAGGCTTGCAAACTCCTGATTGTTGTGATAAACAACAGCAAAGAGAGTTCTTCAGCTCTCCAGCACTGTCTCCCATCGGAGTGGGGCGATTCTGTGAGTATAACAAACAGGTCCGACAATCTA
The nucleotide sequence above comes from Magallana gigas chromosome 2, xbMagGiga1.1, whole genome shotgun sequence. Encoded proteins:
- the LOC105348224 gene encoding protein aurora borealis, translated to MDPGSPLKLPSPILPTEKEEDDEEKLDPSMGLHRNNVPSPKYTPKIFTAGAHGKKIGYVHPHMSSPSPGHKLAFGGSRNELFLRSVLSSPYNPPDPNSFTPMSATPSGISPRPVFRTPVTKDQGSPLTHRTPQGSHHPSMQKQKVVNPFDVALLDQLHGPVFMSPGVFTTQSTPSTDEKKPFRWSIEHIAELHPADIDEMPVYQQITPDKEVEERAQKAIDNFFSTNLIAPSPWNSNTDALGGAHLVETPVRALEPDLQGSIQKQLPFAKKIPITQDASAQTMLSLPAGFDIKEVLGEYMICDDSENQDTSQKKESNQDALSTSSLRRKLFSHPDNSSFALSPVKTAPVIEEEDDFNGCASPQVLSADKVEVPFQHATPLKPPSRSHFSSSPIKNIKGLQTPDCCDKQQQREFFSSPALSPIGVGRFSSKRTSGLFSPHEKIFGEHAVQKNMSAEFAESLSSPEVSPIKGGLGITPQTEPRPKMSLQSPGFSPICANPRIIEDDQGSFIQEPLPDFPSDDSDVEINTPLASDNQSLRRPTTTRKISHLARRSQRNIFHEFEDTAMDFEPNLEFSKHIRFADDIKTSSLVHTKDFSMGDIEMDDHGIAPNSTNQDTGYQTASLQSTNPDTGLTSSQSNPFSVTSNSEVPPSTNLTSLFSKLPIDSVVQDSNLQMDFPEFTAKDYETNAFNQLPVPTTTLSLSPRQKPLIEQILDVTNPEQYGHAPYTREEILERARQVLDMVNRLYPEVKSGSGDPEEADQTSMIFNKTGLSLLHELEPIVSSTPQRDGKGDNTVAASEQALAILKKAGEDLAKFGHMLSSIKTSMDNSSIPNMIS